One window from the genome of Desulforamulus ruminis DSM 2154 encodes:
- a CDS encoding S1C family serine protease, which produces MLPWRKIAVVMLVLILLPGLLFAGGCGADREVAPEQAGSQEKVSDAALPGVGPDTIADIVAQAGPAVVKINTLVQVGGDGRESPFSNDPFFRQFFGLNSQPQYQNGLGSGFIISKDGYILTNDHVVEGAENITVVVKGDKKTYSGKLVGLDPALDLAVIKIDGKEFPTLPLGDSDQIRVGNWVIAIGSPFGLEDTVTIGVISAKERPVEIDNRSFDNLLQTDASINPGNSGGPLLNLKGEVVGINTAINAEAQGIGFAVPANTVKEVLDELIKEGKVRRPWLGVQIQPVTPDVAEYLNYNSSEGAVIGGVVSGGPASKAGLKEGDIITAIDGTKIATPDELIKTIQKKKIGTQVEIEVFRRGETIKIKITTMERPADMN; this is translated from the coding sequence ATGTTGCCCTGGAGAAAAATCGCCGTTGTAATGCTTGTTTTAATCCTGTTGCCGGGGCTCCTGTTTGCCGGAGGGTGTGGAGCGGACCGGGAGGTTGCGCCGGAACAGGCCGGCAGCCAGGAAAAAGTATCGGATGCCGCGCTGCCGGGCGTGGGGCCTGACACCATTGCCGATATTGTGGCCCAGGCGGGACCGGCTGTGGTAAAGATCAATACCCTGGTTCAGGTAGGGGGAGACGGCCGGGAAAGCCCCTTTTCCAATGATCCTTTTTTTCGGCAATTTTTCGGCTTAAATTCCCAGCCCCAGTATCAAAACGGATTGGGCTCCGGATTTATTATTTCTAAAGACGGTTATATTCTTACCAATGACCATGTGGTTGAAGGAGCAGAAAACATTACGGTGGTGGTTAAGGGTGATAAAAAGACCTATTCGGGAAAACTGGTGGGTTTGGATCCTGCTCTGGACCTGGCTGTGATTAAGATTGACGGAAAAGAGTTCCCCACCCTGCCCCTGGGAGATTCGGATCAAATCCGGGTAGGAAATTGGGTCATTGCCATTGGAAGCCCCTTTGGGCTGGAGGATACGGTGACCATCGGGGTTATCAGCGCCAAAGAAAGGCCGGTGGAAATTGATAACCGTTCCTTTGATAATCTGCTGCAAACCGATGCTTCCATTAACCCGGGAAACAGCGGCGGCCCTTTGCTCAATCTAAAGGGAGAAGTGGTTGGCATCAACACGGCCATTAATGCCGAGGCCCAGGGCATTGGTTTTGCTGTTCCGGCCAACACCGTAAAGGAAGTACTGGATGAACTCATCAAGGAGGGGAAAGTTAGAAGACCCTGGTTAGGAGTCCAAATTCAGCCGGTGACTCCGGATGTGGCTGAATATCTCAATTATAATTCCTCTGAGGGTGCTGTTATTGGCGGGGTGGTTTCAGGAGGACCCGCCAGTAAAGCCGGTTTAAAAGAAGGAGATATTATTACCGCCATAGACGGGACCAAGATTGCCACTCCGGATGAATTAATTAAAACCATACAAAAAAAGAAAATAGGAACTCAAGTGGAAATAGAGGTCTTTCGCCGGGGTGAAACCATAAAAATTAAAATTACAACCATGGAAAGACCGGCCGATATGAACTAA
- a CDS encoding divergent PAP2 family protein translates to MKGLPDVFYWLILNKILFAPLSAFLTAQILKGLLASLKSKKWQWQRFLEAGSMPSSHSAMVTALATVAGLSYGWSSSLFTITAIFAIIVMYDAMGVRRAAGNQAKILNQILEEMGRQDGKQNVKALKELIGHTPAEVAVGALIGIVMAAVVF, encoded by the coding sequence GTGAAAGGATTGCCGGATGTTTTTTACTGGTTAATTTTAAATAAAATACTTTTTGCTCCCCTGTCTGCCTTTCTTACCGCTCAGATCCTAAAGGGGCTTTTGGCCTCTCTGAAAAGTAAAAAATGGCAGTGGCAAAGGTTTCTTGAAGCAGGTTCCATGCCCAGTTCCCATTCGGCTATGGTAACTGCTCTGGCTACGGTGGCAGGCCTCAGTTATGGTTGGTCTTCTTCTCTTTTTACCATTACCGCTATTTTCGCCATCATTGTGATGTACGACGCTATGGGGGTTCGGCGGGCGGCCGGCAACCAGGCCAAAATTTTAAATCAAATTTTAGAAGAGATGGGCCGCCAGGATGGAAAACAAAATGTAAAGGCTTTAAAGGAATTGATCGGTCATACCCCGGCCGAGGTGGCCGTGGGCGCACTCATCGGAATTGTGATGGCTGCGGTGGTTTTCTAA
- a CDS encoding glycosyl hydrolase family 18 protein yields the protein MTKRNWTSLGFLFLYLFTFYFTLFNPSPVAAAAEQKPVILGYYSKDWYTDVDSYQSLAKYGSYLDYTATFTAQMDQNGGLVVDFLPSEGINLAWEKNVKPLLVVHNINNGMDSAAASAVLGNPQKRWKLAENIASLVKKNGYAGVNIDLEAVPAKNRQDYNRFLWELKGLLKEGNYLLTAAVPAKTSDQPGNQWSGAYDYKEIGTVCDYVLLMTYDEHWVGGTAGSIASMPWLTQVLDYAVKQMPSQKILLGLPAYGYDWSAGSTKTVKWKNVNDLVNRYGAQIKWDNTSSTPYFYYWIGSQKHEVWFENQYSLNIKLGLLDSYKLGGVGIWRLGFEDESFWNSIKKVK from the coding sequence ATGACAAAAAGAAATTGGACAAGTCTGGGTTTCCTGTTCCTGTACCTGTTTACCTTTTATTTTACCCTATTCAACCCTTCTCCCGTTGCTGCCGCTGCTGAACAAAAACCGGTAATTCTAGGATACTACAGTAAAGACTGGTATACCGATGTGGATTCTTACCAATCCCTGGCTAAATATGGCAGCTACTTGGACTATACCGCTACTTTTACGGCTCAGATGGATCAAAATGGCGGGCTGGTAGTGGATTTTCTCCCCAGCGAAGGAATAAACCTGGCTTGGGAAAAAAATGTTAAACCTTTACTGGTGGTGCATAACATAAATAACGGAATGGATTCAGCGGCAGCGTCAGCGGTTTTAGGAAATCCGCAAAAAAGATGGAAACTAGCTGAAAACATTGCCTCGTTAGTTAAGAAAAATGGTTATGCCGGTGTCAATATTGATTTGGAAGCGGTGCCCGCTAAAAACCGCCAGGACTATAACCGTTTCCTATGGGAATTGAAGGGACTGTTAAAGGAAGGAAATTATTTGCTTACCGCCGCAGTGCCTGCTAAAACCAGTGACCAGCCCGGCAATCAGTGGTCCGGGGCCTATGACTATAAAGAAATTGGCACGGTTTGTGATTATGTTTTGTTAATGACCTATGATGAACACTGGGTGGGAGGGACGGCCGGTTCCATTGCCTCGATGCCGTGGCTGACTCAGGTTCTGGATTACGCCGTAAAACAAATGCCTTCTCAAAAAATATTATTGGGCCTGCCGGCTTATGGCTACGACTGGTCTGCCGGTTCGACTAAAACTGTTAAATGGAAAAATGTAAATGACTTAGTCAATCGCTACGGAGCTCAGATAAAGTGGGATAATACCAGCAGCACGCCTTATTTTTACTACTGGATCGGTTCTCAAAAGCATGAAGTCTGGTTTGAGAACCAATACAGCCTAAACATTAAGCTGGGGCTGTTGGACTCTTACAAGCTGGGCGGGGTTGGTATTTGGCGGTTGGGATTTGAGGATGAAAGTTTTTGGAACAGTATAAAAAAGGTAAAGTAA
- a CDS encoding polysaccharide deacetylase family protein, with protein sequence MSFSIYELFGLIIFIYILLPTLLGRCLHLGVLWRGQRTPQVALTFDDGPDPHFTPQLLRILREHNVQASFFVVGELAERHPDLVRQIAAEGHTLGSHGYQHGFSWLQGPFSSIREISRGNQSITKITGNAPVFYRPSWGVFNFASFLFLRFNKQKILLWSFMSQDWAPRSTSKKITSCVLKKIKPGSVVVFHDRCTKPGAAEDGPAKMLEALPGILEELKNRKLKPVKLEEMAFQDTSMVKRALRGLWQVWEYGFAKAAGLQPVGDLFRLTVRNYRGKMMQLPDGTLLNPGDKVGELHLNNDLLQSITSTTASIERVAVRVLRETRRSLPQLAQKISQDPACQGIKALIGVTMIHRGTAQLGFSVYDLSPGIRPVIAWYQRWLLFLLHPGGLTHLRKQWSKLVPKKVIISRQELIKRYLLEEASIKETPILPVEVLPSGNWNHAS encoded by the coding sequence ATGTCCTTCAGCATTTATGAGCTCTTTGGCCTTATTATTTTCATCTATATCCTGCTACCCACCCTTCTGGGCCGCTGCCTGCACCTGGGTGTCCTTTGGCGCGGACAGCGAACCCCTCAGGTGGCCTTAACTTTTGATGACGGCCCGGACCCTCATTTTACTCCGCAGCTTTTAAGAATTTTGCGGGAACACAATGTTCAGGCCAGCTTTTTTGTGGTAGGAGAACTGGCAGAACGACACCCGGATTTAGTCCGTCAAATTGCCGCAGAAGGTCATACTCTGGGAAGTCACGGCTATCAACACGGCTTCAGTTGGTTGCAAGGGCCCTTTTCCTCCATCCGTGAAATTTCCCGGGGAAACCAGTCCATTACTAAAATTACAGGGAACGCACCGGTTTTTTACCGGCCCTCCTGGGGCGTTTTTAATTTTGCTTCCTTCCTTTTCCTGCGGTTTAATAAGCAAAAGATTCTTTTATGGTCTTTCATGAGTCAGGACTGGGCGCCAAGGTCCACCTCTAAAAAAATTACCTCTTGTGTTTTGAAAAAAATAAAACCCGGGTCGGTGGTGGTTTTCCATGACCGCTGCACTAAACCCGGGGCAGCGGAAGACGGTCCGGCCAAAATGCTGGAAGCATTACCCGGAATTTTAGAAGAGCTTAAGAATCGGAAGCTCAAACCTGTAAAATTGGAAGAAATGGCTTTTCAGGATACGTCAATGGTTAAAAGGGCTTTGCGCGGTTTATGGCAGGTATGGGAATATGGTTTTGCAAAGGCTGCCGGGTTGCAGCCTGTAGGAGATTTGTTCCGTTTGACGGTACGAAATTACCGCGGCAAGATGATGCAGTTACCCGATGGTACATTGTTAAATCCCGGAGATAAGGTGGGAGAACTGCATTTGAATAACGATTTGCTGCAATCCATCACCTCTACCACCGCCTCTATTGAGCGGGTTGCCGTCCGAGTCCTGCGGGAAACCAGACGATCCCTCCCCCAACTGGCCCAAAAAATATCCCAGGACCCTGCCTGCCAGGGCATCAAGGCCCTGATTGGCGTTACCATGATCCACCGCGGGACAGCACAGCTTGGCTTTTCTGTTTATGATTTATCGCCGGGTATTCGTCCGGTTATTGCCTGGTATCAGCGCTGGCTGCTTTTCCTCCTTCATCCCGGTGGATTGACCCATCTCCGCAAGCAGTGGAGCAAACTGGTGCCCAAAAAGGTTATTATCTCCAGACAGGAACTGATAAAACGCTATTTGCTGGAGGAAGCTTCTATAAAGGAAACACCAATTCTGCCTGTGGAAGTATTACCATCCGGTAATTGGAACCATGCCTCTTAA
- the larA gene encoding nickel-dependent lactate racemase produces the protein MKLVFNYGKESLGLNIQDQHIVDIVRASMPAAGHAEWEIMRALNEPLGCPSLTTLIRQKNPKKVVLVVTDISRPVPQQWALPPLLEQIHEAGLKREQLTFVIATGAHRPNTPEETRESFGDMVDCYRFINHNCDSNLVSMGFLQDGSELLVNEKVAEADMIVTVGAVMPHNLAGFSGGPKLICPGVAGRKTIQANHSMMEKQGVGPGKTSGNPIQEQFWQAAEQVGVDFAVNLVLNHENSILKAFAGNPKRSWQEACVYCRKVYRLPLPEPASVVLAGAGGYPRDMNLYQSVKALINAARLVRPGGTVVLVAQCRDGMGEPLFQKWMQEAQKPEDVLERFKQQGFSLGPHKAFMICRVLKKIEVVLISDLAQSKIQGPLLKAVTHWEQAEREIIKRHGSNYRMVILPQAELVFPL, from the coding sequence TTGAAGCTGGTCTTTAACTACGGCAAGGAGAGTCTGGGACTCAATATTCAAGACCAACACATCGTAGATATTGTGAGAGCGTCAATGCCGGCAGCGGGCCATGCTGAGTGGGAAATAATGCGTGCTCTCAATGAACCTCTGGGTTGTCCTTCGCTGACAACTTTAATCCGGCAAAAAAACCCTAAAAAAGTCGTACTGGTGGTAACGGATATTTCCCGGCCGGTTCCCCAGCAATGGGCGCTGCCCCCATTATTGGAACAGATCCATGAGGCCGGGTTGAAGAGGGAACAACTGACCTTTGTGATCGCTACCGGAGCTCACCGCCCCAACACCCCCGAAGAAACCCGGGAGTCCTTTGGAGATATGGTAGATTGTTATCGGTTTATCAATCACAATTGTGACAGCAACCTGGTATCCATGGGTTTTTTACAGGATGGAAGCGAACTCCTGGTTAATGAAAAAGTGGCTGAAGCCGATATGATAGTTACCGTTGGGGCTGTGATGCCTCATAATTTAGCAGGATTTTCCGGAGGACCTAAGTTAATTTGTCCCGGGGTGGCCGGTCGAAAAACCATTCAAGCCAACCATAGTATGATGGAAAAACAGGGGGTGGGCCCCGGTAAAACTTCCGGCAATCCCATACAGGAGCAATTTTGGCAGGCGGCGGAGCAAGTGGGTGTAGACTTTGCGGTTAATCTGGTGTTAAATCATGAAAATAGCATTTTAAAAGCTTTTGCCGGCAATCCCAAAAGGTCATGGCAGGAAGCTTGTGTTTATTGCCGGAAGGTTTACCGCTTGCCGCTGCCGGAACCGGCAAGCGTGGTCCTGGCCGGTGCGGGGGGGTATCCCCGGGATATGAACCTGTACCAGTCCGTAAAGGCGTTAATCAATGCCGCGCGATTGGTGCGACCGGGGGGAACCGTTGTGCTGGTGGCTCAATGCCGGGACGGCATGGGAGAACCGCTGTTTCAAAAATGGATGCAGGAAGCGCAAAAACCGGAGGATGTGCTGGAACGGTTTAAACAACAAGGCTTTAGCCTGGGACCCCATAAAGCCTTTATGATCTGCCGGGTATTAAAAAAAATAGAAGTGGTTCTGATTTCTGATTTAGCACAATCAAAAATACAAGGACCTCTTCTGAAAGCTGTAACCCATTGGGAACAAGCTGAAAGGGAAATCATTAAGAGGCATGGTTCCAATTACCGGATGGTAATACTTCCACAGGCAGAATTGGTGTTTCCTTTATAG
- a CDS encoding FeoA family protein has product MMLDQCKKGQKLRIMSISDNGLKTQAIRFGISEGAVVTCEEVVPAGPVVVRLAKQQIAIGRNLAKSILVESL; this is encoded by the coding sequence ATGATGTTGGATCAATGCAAAAAAGGCCAAAAGTTAAGAATTATGAGTATTTCTGATAATGGGTTAAAAACGCAGGCCATACGCTTTGGCATCTCCGAAGGGGCGGTTGTTACCTGTGAAGAAGTGGTCCCGGCGGGACCGGTGGTTGTACGCCTAGCCAAGCAGCAAATCGCCATTGGTCGGAACCTGGCCAAAAGTATTTTAGTAGAGTCTTTGTAA
- a CDS encoding polysaccharide deacetylase family protein, protein MLCLTRVIYRVNTSQKVLALTFDDGPDPWYTLLILDILKAYHLRATFFVTGENVAAGGFSSRF, encoded by the coding sequence TTGCTTTGCTTAACTCGGGTAATCTACCGGGTGAACACCTCCCAGAAAGTACTGGCCCTCACTTTTGATGATGGCCCGGACCCGTGGTATACTCTGCTTATTCTGGATATCCTAAAAGCTTATCACCTACGGGCCACTTTTTTTGTAACCGGAGAAAATGTGGCAGCAGGAGGTTTCAGCAGCCGTTTCTGA
- a CDS encoding hydrogenase iron-sulfur subunit, producing the protein MAKKLGFFLCTGCGIGEALDAAALTKVAAKEYKIPVCKEHNYLCSAEGVDLIKAEVEGQGLDGVIIAACSSRVNGDVFRFPGAFLDRVNLREQCIWVHEADDEDTQMLAEDQIRMSCEKAKAATVPEPYVGEDLSKTVLVVGGGLAGMTAALEAGKAGYPVVLVEKEATLGGWLNKVYKTTPMAAPFTTPEDPNVAGRVAEIEANGNIKVYTGAVIEKIAGGPGMFDAEINQGGNIVAERVGAIILATGSKDNVANLDHLGYGKYANVITHADFEAMAKAGNIGAQKVAFIQCAGSRDAERLPYCSAACCVETLKQTIILKELAPEATAYVFYKDIRSSGQYEHFYKAGQETGAIFIKGDIKEITEAGGKLVVESEDILLGGNARVEDIDLVVLANGMIPSNKATEAIVAAAAQDDAGAEAAATQEAAEKILNLQYRQGPELPNLKYGFPDSHFICFPYETRRTGIYACGSVRAPMDMAKAVGDATGAALKAIQVVESTAGGAAVHPRSGDLSYPEFALQRCTQCKRCTEECPFGAINEDAKGNPLPNPTRCRRCGTCMGACPERIISFKNYSVGMIGNMVKAVEVPEEDEEKPRILILACENDAIPALDMAGINRLKYNSWVRIVPVRCLGSLNLVWIADSMSKGFDGVLLLGCKHGEDYQCHFMKGSEIAEIRLSKVSETLDRLGLESDRVRMMQINIMDYAELPAILDKFSEDLEEFGPNPMKGF; encoded by the coding sequence ATGGCTAAAAAACTAGGATTCTTTCTTTGCACCGGTTGCGGCATTGGCGAGGCCCTCGATGCAGCGGCTTTAACCAAAGTTGCAGCGAAGGAATATAAAATTCCTGTATGCAAAGAACACAATTATCTTTGCTCTGCAGAAGGTGTTGATTTAATTAAGGCGGAGGTTGAAGGACAAGGTCTGGACGGCGTTATTATAGCCGCTTGCTCCAGCCGTGTGAATGGCGATGTTTTTAGATTTCCCGGAGCTTTTCTTGACCGCGTAAACCTTCGTGAGCAGTGCATTTGGGTCCACGAGGCCGATGATGAAGATACTCAGATGCTGGCTGAAGACCAAATTCGTATGAGTTGTGAAAAAGCAAAAGCAGCCACGGTCCCGGAACCTTATGTAGGAGAAGATCTTTCTAAAACGGTTTTGGTTGTTGGCGGCGGTTTGGCCGGTATGACGGCGGCTCTGGAAGCGGGCAAGGCCGGCTATCCTGTGGTTTTGGTTGAAAAAGAAGCAACCCTTGGCGGCTGGTTAAACAAAGTTTACAAAACCACCCCCATGGCGGCTCCCTTTACCACCCCCGAAGACCCCAACGTTGCCGGTCGTGTGGCTGAAATTGAAGCCAACGGTAACATTAAAGTATATACCGGTGCGGTGATTGAAAAGATTGCCGGCGGGCCGGGTATGTTTGACGCTGAAATTAATCAAGGCGGCAATATTGTGGCTGAAAGAGTGGGCGCCATTATTCTCGCCACCGGTTCCAAAGACAATGTGGCCAATCTGGATCATCTGGGTTACGGCAAATATGCCAATGTCATTACCCATGCTGATTTTGAAGCCATGGCCAAAGCCGGCAATATCGGAGCGCAAAAGGTTGCTTTTATCCAGTGCGCCGGTTCCCGGGATGCCGAGCGTCTGCCTTACTGCTCCGCTGCCTGCTGCGTAGAAACCTTGAAACAGACCATTATTTTAAAGGAACTGGCTCCAGAGGCCACCGCCTATGTCTTTTATAAGGATATCCGTAGTTCCGGACAATATGAACATTTTTATAAAGCCGGACAGGAAACCGGTGCTATATTTATTAAAGGCGATATTAAAGAAATTACCGAAGCCGGCGGCAAGCTGGTTGTGGAATCCGAAGATATTTTACTGGGCGGCAATGCCCGGGTGGAAGACATTGATTTAGTGGTTCTGGCCAATGGCATGATCCCTAGCAACAAGGCTACCGAAGCCATTGTCGCTGCCGCCGCTCAGGACGATGCCGGGGCAGAAGCGGCTGCAACCCAGGAAGCGGCGGAGAAGATCCTGAATCTGCAATATAGACAAGGACCGGAACTGCCCAATTTGAAATATGGCTTCCCTGACTCCCATTTTATTTGCTTCCCCTATGAAACGCGCCGTACCGGTATCTATGCCTGCGGTAGTGTAAGGGCGCCCATGGATATGGCCAAGGCTGTTGGCGATGCCACCGGAGCTGCCTTAAAGGCGATCCAGGTTGTTGAATCAACCGCCGGCGGTGCCGCTGTTCATCCCAGAAGCGGCGACCTGTCTTATCCTGAATTTGCTTTACAGCGCTGCACCCAGTGCAAGAGATGCACGGAAGAATGTCCTTTTGGCGCCATTAACGAAGACGCCAAAGGCAATCCCCTGCCAAACCCCACCCGTTGCAGAAGATGCGGTACTTGCATGGGTGCTTGCCCCGAGCGGATTATCTCTTTCAAAAACTACTCGGTGGGTATGATCGGCAACATGGTGAAGGCTGTAGAGGTACCTGAAGAGGATGAGGAAAAACCAAGAATTCTGATCCTGGCTTGTGAAAACGATGCTATTCCTGCCCTGGATATGGCCGGTATCAACCGCCTGAAGTACAACTCCTGGGTACGGATTGTTCCTGTTCGCTGCCTGGGTTCTTTGAACCTAGTATGGATTGCCGACTCTATGTCCAAAGGCTTTGACGGTGTCCTGCTGTTAGGCTGCAAGCATGGCGAAGATTATCAGTGCCACTTTATGAAGGGTTCTGAGATTGCAGAGATCCGCCTGTCTAAAGTCTCCGAGACATTGGACCGCCTGGGACTGGAATCCGACCGGGTACGCATGATGCAAATTAATATCATGGATTATGCCGAACTGCCGGCCATCCTTGACAAGTTCTCAGAGGACCTGGAAGAGTTTGGCCCCAACCCCATGAAGGGATTCTAA
- a CDS encoding MFS transporter gives MFNSLHLNLRDFGLIILLFLTELIRSALFLTFWPLYSVNFLGFSVVAAGVVVSTQYLSETLFKIAAGYHLDRYGRPVLVTGVLVSLAALIGLYHTETQWCMILLAAIFGLGFAPVWLAVISQIAPSGHPDRASRIGLVFMAWLLGAGIGPVGINFILPWGFANTFQMLILLWIMATLLVLFIPVPSKNHGGPRISLMKQLNQIASKEWFVKLLLPGMFLQTLAASLLLPILPLYATQILGLDSRQYGLLLTCGGAATVLFLIPMGKLIDRFSLKAVLTTGFTLSAIFLGTVPFTHNLTAVFALVILVGISYAIILPSWNSLLAEAIPAEHQATGWGLFSTLEGLGIATGPALGGFISGLIHPAGAIFFSAMILALMGLFYFFYPMDCLLNDRE, from the coding sequence TTGTTTAATTCATTGCATTTAAATCTGCGGGATTTTGGCTTAATTATTTTGTTATTTTTAACGGAGTTAATCCGCAGCGCCCTTTTTTTAACCTTCTGGCCCCTCTACTCCGTTAATTTTTTAGGTTTTTCCGTTGTGGCCGCCGGGGTGGTGGTTTCCACCCAGTACCTGTCGGAAACCCTTTTTAAAATTGCAGCCGGGTATCATCTGGACCGTTACGGACGGCCGGTTCTGGTTACCGGGGTTTTGGTGAGTCTTGCTGCCCTTATTGGTTTGTACCATACAGAGACCCAATGGTGCATGATTCTCCTGGCCGCCATTTTTGGTCTGGGTTTTGCCCCTGTGTGGCTGGCGGTCATCAGCCAGATTGCTCCCAGCGGGCATCCTGACAGGGCCTCCCGGATCGGGCTGGTTTTTATGGCCTGGTTACTGGGAGCCGGGATCGGCCCGGTGGGAATTAATTTTATTCTGCCCTGGGGTTTTGCCAATACTTTTCAAATGCTTATTTTGCTCTGGATTATGGCCACCTTATTGGTGCTGTTTATCCCGGTTCCAAGCAAAAACCATGGAGGTCCTCGCATTTCTCTGATGAAACAACTGAATCAGATTGCCTCCAAAGAATGGTTTGTCAAGCTGCTGCTGCCGGGCATGTTTTTGCAAACCCTGGCCGCCAGTCTCCTGCTGCCCATCCTCCCTCTTTATGCCACCCAGATTCTGGGCTTGGATTCCAGGCAGTATGGTTTATTGCTCACCTGCGGGGGAGCCGCCACGGTTTTATTTTTGATTCCCATGGGAAAACTGATTGACAGGTTCTCTCTAAAAGCCGTTCTTACCACCGGCTTTACCCTAAGCGCTATTTTCCTGGGAACCGTTCCTTTTACACACAATTTAACTGCGGTTTTTGCTTTGGTCATCCTGGTGGGCATCTCCTATGCCATCATCCTTCCTTCCTGGAACTCTTTATTGGCTGAAGCCATTCCCGCAGAGCACCAGGCTACGGGTTGGGGCCTCTTCAGCACCCTGGAGGGACTGGGCATTGCCACCGGGCCCGCTCTGGGAGGATTCATTTCAGGCCTTATTCACCCTGCGGGAGCTATTTTTTTCAGTGCCATGATTCTGGCCTTGATGGGCTTATTTTACTTTTTTTATCCTATGGATTGTCTATTAAACGACCGGGAGTGA
- a CDS encoding HD-GYP domain-containing protein → MRRVRVTELKPGMKVGRPIRNSDGVVLLNAGVILNEKYINRLRLLNIPSLYIDDGFLPDIEIHDVIPEETRVKAITQVKAILSQHTKSLGGTVRGSEKIYTTVNEIIDQLLNNTRLLVNLVDIRTMDDYVFAHSVNVCVLALMTGIALGYERAKLFHLGMGALLHDIGKIFVPKEILDKPGKLTVEEYEIVKSHPDFGLQILKNNPVVSSLSRLVVHQHHERFGGQGYPKGLRDTEIHEFAQITGMVDMYDALTADRVYRKAFPPYEAYEMISGAGDYLFSYHLIEPFLSNIAAYPAGTIVELNTGETAVVLCTSKGSSLYPRVRILFDSQKEPVSVVTELELLDYRNIVIQRVLDEPECTDLTQDFSNSSL, encoded by the coding sequence ATGCGACGGGTGCGAGTTACAGAGCTAAAGCCAGGGATGAAGGTAGGACGGCCCATTCGAAACAGTGATGGGGTGGTTCTGCTGAACGCCGGAGTCATTCTGAATGAAAAATATATCAATCGATTACGTTTATTAAACATTCCTTCATTATATATTGATGATGGTTTTTTGCCGGATATTGAAATTCACGATGTGATACCGGAGGAAACTCGCGTTAAAGCCATTACACAAGTAAAAGCCATATTAAGCCAACATACTAAATCCCTGGGAGGAACGGTCCGGGGATCCGAAAAGATATATACCACTGTGAATGAAATCATTGATCAGTTATTAAATAATACCCGTTTACTGGTTAATCTGGTGGATATTCGAACCATGGATGACTATGTTTTTGCCCATTCGGTAAATGTTTGTGTGCTGGCGCTGATGACAGGGATTGCTTTAGGCTACGAGCGGGCTAAACTATTTCACTTGGGCATGGGTGCTCTCCTGCATGATATTGGAAAAATATTTGTGCCTAAGGAGATTTTAGATAAACCCGGTAAATTAACCGTAGAGGAATATGAAATTGTAAAGAGCCATCCGGATTTTGGCCTGCAAATATTAAAGAATAATCCCGTAGTTAGCAGTTTATCTCGGTTGGTGGTGCATCAGCACCATGAGCGTTTCGGCGGGCAAGGATATCCCAAGGGATTAAGGGACACAGAAATTCATGAATTTGCTCAAATAACAGGTATGGTGGATATGTATGATGCCTTGACGGCGGACCGGGTATACCGTAAGGCCTTTCCGCCCTATGAAGCTTATGAAATGATTTCAGGAGCCGGCGACTACCTCTTTTCCTATCATTTGATTGAACCCTTTCTATCCAACATAGCCGCTTATCCGGCAGGAACCATTGTAGAATTAAATACAGGGGAAACCGCGGTGGTGCTTTGTACTTCCAAGGGGTCCTCTTTATACCCCAGGGTGAGGATATTGTTTGATAGTCAAAAAGAACCGGTCAGTGTGGTAACAGAGCTTGAACTTCTGGACTATCGAAATATAGTAATTCAACGGGTCCTGGATGAACCGGAATGCACAGATTTAACGCAGGATTTTAGCAATAGCAGCCTATAA